CCTCTGCCTTTGCGCTGGCCAGCACCAGAAGGCTACATCCTTAGCAGTCACGGCATGGTCCCTGTCCCCATGCCCCCACCGTCCATACCCACCCCCAGCAGCCAGGCCTATGTGTCCCAACAGCACACGCCCGGCCTGAGTAGGGCTCTGCTGCGAGGGGCGCTTGAGCGAGGGGAGCTAGGCGAGCTGGTGGATCTCAGCCAGCTGATGAGTAAGAAGAACTGCAGTGATAGGACTCAGACTGGCCAGTGACTGTTATGGAAACAAAAGGGGCAGGAGTCCTTCCTTGTCCAGAGCTCTGTTTTATTTACAGAGAtctccctccttctctttcttcctcATTCAGCCAGTCCCCTCTTCTATCCCTTCTCTTTTTATTACATCTTTATGTCATTGTCATTCTGCCCCTCTGATCTCCTCTGTCAGTCTCTCAGGCAAACTCCCCCCTTTTCACCCCATGATGATGAGCCTCTCTGTATGAGTGGCTTCTTGGTCTGCCACTCATATCCTGGCTCACACTAATTGGTCAGATGGAGTGAGGTTGTTGCTGTGTCTGCATTGCAGAGTTGCCTCGCTCTCTCTCCAGTTACCCAGCAGCAGCaggaagagggaggagaggggatgtagaaagagagaaagaaagaaagaaagaaagaaagaaagaaagaaagaaagaaagaaagaaagaaagaaagaaagaaagaaagaaagaaagaaagaaagaaagaaagaaagaaagaaagaaagaaagaaagaaagaaagaaaaataggaCAGACGTAGATGGACACAGCCTTTAGAGCCTTCCTTCTTTGTGCAGATTAACTGTGGCTGCAGAAGCAGTCACATAGTGCTGCAGGAGTGGGATGCCTTCTCCCTCTTGGATAACATTAACAAGACTGCCACCCATCTGTTCTCCACTATATTACCTGTTGGTGTGATTGCCAAGTAGGTACTTACAGTGAAATTGCAAATTCTTAACACCATAAAATGAAAATCTACCTAAATATCTAAAGCTCTTGGTGACTCATTATACAGAAAACGGAGTGATTCTGTGAACTCTGTGACCGTGAGCAGAAATCAAATGGATGATAAGGTGTGTGTGCGAATAACACAGACAGAAATCCTCTTTTGTCTCTCTTCTCCACCTTCTTGCTCTCATATGCACAGAAAAAATGCATATATGTACTTGTACAGGTAATGGTGGGCAATTAGTATTCATATATATCAGAAGCAAGACGTGCCAAATGCCTAGAACTTGTCTCATAGGGATATGAGGCCGTAACTCACGTCTTTGGGGAGCAGAGTGCAGGACTGAAATGTCAGCACTATTTCTGCCAACTGCATGCTCTCTGTAATGACGTTGCCGGCATCTGAACCGTCCATCACTCTTTTTGTGTGCCTCTATCGCTGCTTCCCTTCCAGTCCATGTACTCTTTAATGACCAATAATTCCACAAGGACGTCTGGAGCTTCTGGAGATATTGCACCAGGACACTGGACTGACGGCAAAAACAGAGCAGGGCagaaaggaaaaaagagaaagtACATGTACTGCAATATATGAACTCCTTGGCCTTTGCTGTTACCTAGGGGGTTTTCCACATCTATACAAACACCATCCTTCACTAATGCTGCATTATAGACCACAATCTGGTTTTACTGGGAAAAATTTCCTGATAAGCCCATAGTGGGTCAAGGTCCTACAGACATGTTGCAGAACAAAGTGGCAGTCACACTGGTGATGATTGAAACCAGTGGCTCAACTCAAAGCCAATAAAGGTAATGGAAATGCTCCGAACAGGCAAATGGGACTATATATTCACCCTATCAAAGTGTCCGGTGCCATGAAAtggtctgtatttagatccacaCAACACAGTTTGGGTGTGTTAGTGGGGAGATGAAAGTTGTAAAAACAGACAAGATAAAGAAGAATAAAGCAAAAGCTATGTGAGACCTGATGAAAGGAGGTGTACCACAAAAAACTGCCCAGACGACTTGATTTTCACTCCCAGTCTGGAGTCGACACATGAATTCTGGTTTGTGCTAACCTTGTAGTGAGCAGCAATATATGGTTTTCTGTATATAGTAAACTTTAATTTAGGTAAAATGATAATGTAAGAcatataataacaaaaaagataGGCACTTCGTGGTTCCTATCAGGCATTAGCTTGCAAACAAAAATTGAAACATTTATCATGTCATTATATTAATGTATGAAAACCTCTTCTGTTTTGTATCGATCTGCTCCAAGATTAAATGACTGACTACATTTCTCTTTTTCCTATTCATTCCCTGTGTGCCAAAATCACATTCTCAGTTATTTACTGATGCCTGATTAATGaagcaaagaaaaacagaaactcTTGAAGTGCCATGAAGACCATTTCAGTCAGCGGTGCACCTGTCTCATGCACTGTGCCGTCTTAAGAGCTCAATATCACCTATCGCAGTACATTTGTGATATGTATGCCTTTTACCCTACATGCTGAAAGATTTTAATTTATCCTTTTAGATGTCAGCTTGTATTGCTGAGACTGTATTTTTTCAGCTCCATTTGTCCAAATGCTACTGACACTGAATGCTACCAGCAGTGTTTGAGGGTCTGTTTATTAACTACTTCATGCCATATTCTGTAAATGCCCATTCTGATTATTCCGTAATGTATTTACCGATAACATGACATGAACTGTGTTTATTTCTGAAATACTGATATGTAATAATAATTATTTACTAGTAGTTCATAAGCAAACCTTCAAAATAGACTGAAATGCTGTGAGGGAACACTGTGTATCTCATATTGTGtctccttttttttgtctttttctatatGGTCTAGTGATTGTATCCCTTTCATTGCCTACAACTGCCATACTGGGGGATCTTGAAAACACTCGTCAGCATCCTTTGTGAATGAATgtaatcattgtttttgtttatagtCATTATTCTGTGCAGTAATaagaaaaagcacaaaaatgtttcttttttgcatttgaaaaggAGCTGTTCTGTACCATTTGTGAATAGTGTAAATAATCACCCTGAAGGTATATTGTCTCAGTTTGGTTTTCGGGGGATCATTCATGCTCTTCTGAGACAGGACTGTGTTTGAAGTGTGACTTTCTTTTTCAGTGACGATGCTGTGAATAAGatgtatgtacagtatttacGTGACTCTGGCTGACTGCTGAGTTCAGCTGTTTCCTGTTATTAGCGTAGAGTTGCGGGCCTGATCTCAGACAGAACTGAGCCTTCTCATTTGACTGATGCCTGCTGAGTTTTTGCAGTTGCTAAGATACTGCTGTTATAATAACCATCAATCTTTGGAGTACTGCTATTAAATGGCATTATATAATTGACTGCTAATGTtgttgtgtgtggtgttaaatgCATTTACTGAAAGAAATGCATATTCATTCATACACACTCTAATGCACATACACCCAAATAAACACATTAACGCTTAAAGAGGGAGGGAAGCACTTCACAGCAGTCTAAAGTAATGCGTATATCATTATGGAAGTTTATTTTCTTTAAATGAGCCCTATTTATCATTAGATTGGCAGTTTCAAGTGGCTTAACAGGCAGTTTTGCAGCAGAGAGGTAGTGTCAATCCTTAGTAACACTTACTTTTCTCACCACAAGAGGGAGTTGCACACTGGCTGTGATGTCTTTGGTGTCTGAGGGAGTGGAAGGGAAGGCCTCCCATGGGGGTCTGTGCATTGACTGGACATCGACTGTCTGTGCTGCTGCTCTGTGCTAGACACAAACTCATGTTTTAATAAGAGAGGTGGTGCAAAAATAAGAATTCCTTTACTTGTCTGCTTTGATTTAATCCTTTAAACATCACACAGAGTACAATAAGGCCAGCAGAAGGTTGGGTGATTGCATAACAGGTATTTATTTTCTACATATTCACATCATCAAAGTGTCCAGTGAGATGAAATGGCTTCTATTATACAgcacagattaaatgtgttagtCAGGAGGTGAGTGTGGCAAAAACAGACAAGACAAAGAAGATTGAATCAAAACCCATGTGAGGCCTAATGGTAAGAGATGCGTCACAAAAACTGACCAGACGACTTCCCTGTCACTCTCAGTCTGGAGGTCACAGATGAATTCTTGTTTGTGCTAACCTTTCAGTGAGCAGCAAAAGGTTGGATGGGTCAGTTAGCAGGTATTTTATCACTCGTACCCTGCAAACAAATGCATGAACACAGGCCTGTACAAGGTCTAAACATCCAGGTAAGTGATTCAGTCCCATTGTGATCtctgaatataaatataaatattaaaatacatcaaACAGAAATACGTTACACATAAATATCTAACAGTTTTTACAGTTCCAGCTCAGTTTGCAAACAGAACCTTTCAGGAAAATAAATGCTGAAAACCACTTCCAATAGTAGAATCATTCAGTCACTAACCATAATTcctgtattttatatttatttttaaacaatttatAACCTTTACCGCAATGATCTAAAATAACAATATATAAGCTGTATAAATGATGAGATTTCATGAAAAAGAGCTTTTTAGTAAAAAGTAATAACTAATTGAATCGAAACAGCAATTTGTAGAGGCAATCCACTCAGACACGATTAGATATATATGAGCAGGCATGACTGTATTCTGCCAGTTTGGAGGTGGCTTAATAAAGTAGTTTACCAAAAAGCCAATGTGGATTGGTGTGTAACATACAATGAATACAATCATGTTTGCTCTAACTATGCCAGTAACAGCCTTCTTGTTTGCTGACGTGTTATCCACTTTTGATAAATCAGAGAGGATCTGacttgaacagaacagaacaataaTGAGTGGAATGAGGAAGCCTACGACCACCATAAATATCATAAAGGTTTTATTAAGTGGTTTATTTTTACGTCTTTCATAGCAAGTCCAGAGTTTTTCCGGGCTGTTCTCCCCACTGAATGCAGCACATGTTCCTATCAGAAGTCCCCAGATGATGAAGCACACACCCACTGCTATCGCTTTCTTCTTCCTCCAGGATCTGGTCTGCATAGGGAACCTCACAGCCAGGTAGCGGTGGACACTAATGGCTGCGGTGGTCAGGATGCTTGCATACATGTTGATGTAGTGTATGCTGATTAGGACAGTGCAAAAGTAAGTAATAGGCAGGCAGATGAAGGCGTCATAGATCCTAACGGGAAGAAAGAGGACCAAAGTGGTGTCAGCTATAGCCAGGTTGAGCATGTAAATGTGGGTGTCCGTCCAGGAGTTCCGTTTAACAATGAAGGCACGAAGAGCAGCAACATGGATGAAGAACCCGAAGAGGAACACAGGAATGTACATCACACCTTGGACAATATCGactgtggtggtggtgttgttggTACACATCCTTATCTGTGACAAGTGTCAGAGTAAAGTGTGAAAACTGGGTTTTATTACTACATCCTTTACTTGAACATTTCCTTAGAAGAACCTTCTGGGGTGTGTTAGAAATAATAACTGTTTCCTTATGTTATCAAGTCATCACAATCAGAAATCAGAAGTGCTTTCATTGAAATTAGTATGAGCTGGTCAAATGGTGCATATTCAATGTAAGAGCAGAGCACAAGAAAAGGTGAAACATTTAGTAAGGTGAGTAAATATAACAAATAACACTGATAATAACATATACTCAGAATTCCATGTCATTTTACCCTTGAAGacttttttgtggtgacttccaaattatttttttctttattcctatGCAATTATTCTCCAGAGCATTAATACCCCGCCCCTGAACAAAAGgcaaggggttagggttagttgtttttggttcagtttgtttgtttctttgtttaattgttaacgctctagcagcaaaactattggttgaattcataccaaattgggtttatagattgccagtgacccagaatagatgtggttgcattttgggaaaagtaggtcgaagttgtaattttttatgaattttaaaaatcttttttcttctcccatttacttataatgggtaacatttcaaatgtcaataaaaacatcatttttgtttcaatttacttcaaacttgccacatatatacaggcaattgatatgctgacatcaccacgtGCATAGATATGATGGCATCGGCTGGATCAATGCCACAATAAACtataatacatgtgaggggcggggtttgtgccTGTCACCAAttgttattataacattatcctaagcattttatgtttttcagtgcaaatcaggtatttttctgtatttaatttgctgatcatatagatgttcataaaagctcatgagTAATAGAGAGAAAACTGTgggaaactgactttttcagtaaaatatatcaatacatGAACGCAAAAGCAAGTGTCTGTAACCACTGCCACTCTCAAACTACTTGGGTTTTATTAatgaatcagtgttacagaaaatgacagtgtttccatgttcactctggagcctctggacatccaagAGGGTCATATCAGACaccaatgaaaagctgagaaactgcatttaatGTGGATTGTttcaatgtattaataggattattggttaaaatgttaccaaacattttagatcagtagatgctttattTTGTTACCGGCAGTGGTTTGGGTATTTGAGGATTTGATGTCCAGTCTAGTGTGGGGATGGCATCATTAAGAACACTATATGAAGTGGAGAGAGGAGAAATTTGATCTATGACCAAGTGACATCAGCAAGTAGTTTGTTAAAGACAGAAGTGATAACAGGAACAAAAGGTTATTACCTTGGTTCATACAGTTAGAgttaagacatttttattttattttattttattttattttgttttattttattatttatttatttattttttacatcttATTTAGCCTTTCAGTTTggctttttctttatttcatttcagttttagttCATATTTTGAGTGCAgaagtgttttcagtgtttaattttagtgttagttttactTATCAGGCCAGTCAGACTTCCTCCTCTTGCATTTTTGCACATGCACAAGCGTTTTTATGCATaggtcttttctttttctttatcttatttttattattatacaaaagtcgttttatgtacatattgtttataCGTACATCTTATTGGGTTAAAATCTGGGACCTCAAGTACTAAATTTTGTGCCATCTTATGTGTAAATGTGCGCTAGcaataaaaaaatctttgaatcctTGAACAAACTTGAGAAGAAAATCTTGTTTAATAGAAGCTGAAATATGTTGGCAACAAAATCAAACATGATTTACAAACACACTGATTATTAAAGATCCttaata
The DNA window shown above is from Sphaeramia orbicularis chromosome 17, fSphaOr1.1, whole genome shotgun sequence and carries:
- the LOC115436946 gene encoding G-protein coupled receptor 55, with protein sequence MIRMCTNNTTTTVDIVQGVMYIPVFLFGFFIHVAALRAFIVKRNSWTDTHIYMLNLAIADTTLVLFLPVRIYDAFICLPITYFCTVLISIHYINMYASILTTAAISVHRYLAVRFPMQTRSWRKKKAIAVGVCFIIWGLLIGTCAAFSGENSPEKLWTCYERRKNKPLNKTFMIFMVVVGFLIPLIIVLFCSSQILSDLSKVDNTSANKKAVTGIVRANMIVFIVCYTPIHIGFLVNYFIKPPPNWQNTVMPAHIYLIVSEWIASTNCCFDSISYYFLLKSSFS